The following is a genomic window from Caldicellulosiruptor danielii.
AAGAGAAGCAAAAGAACTTGGGATTGAGTTGTTTGTCCTTGATGATGGTTGGTTTGGCAAAAGAGATGATGATACAAGCTCTTTGGGCGACTGGTTTGTTGACAGAAGAAAGCTTCCAAGCGGCTTGGATGGGTTTGGCAGAAAGCTAAATGAGATGGGGCTCAAATTTGGGCTTTGGTTTGAACCTGAGATGGTATCCCCTGATAGCGAGCTTTACAGAAAACATCCAGACTGGTGCATACAGGTGCGAGGAAGGCTACTTACGCAGTGCAGGAACCAATATGTTTTAGATATCACAAGAGAAGATGTTAGAAGAGAGATTTTGAGAATGATGAAGGAGATTATAACCACTGCTCCTATTGAGTATATAAAATGGGATATGAACAGGCCCTTAACAGAAGTTGGGTCATTGAATTTGCCACCTGAGCAGCAAAAAGAGGTCTTCCACAGATATGTACTTGGGCTTTACCAGATGATGGAAGAGCTTACCTCTGAGTTTCCACACATTTTGTTTGAAGGTTGCTCTGGCGGTGGTGGCAGGTTTGACCCTGGGATTTTGTACTACATGCCGCAGATCTGGACAAGTGATGATACAGACGCAATTGAGAGGCTTAAAATCCAGTTTGGAACAAGCATTGTATATCCAGCATCTACAATGGGTGCGCATGTTTCGATTGTGCCAAACCATCAGGTTGGTAGGATAACACCAATGAAGACAAGAGGGATTGTGGCACTCTCTGGGTGCTTTGGATATGAGCTTGATTTGACAAAGCTCTCCCAAGAAGACAAAGAAGAGATTAAAAAACAAATTGAGCTTTACAAAAGGATTTGGCATATAGTATTTGAAGGTGATTTGTACAGGCTAATTTCTCCATTTGAAGAAAATGCAGCTGCTTGGATGTTTGTAACAGAAGACAAAAATGAGGCAGTTGTGTTTTATGTGAATATATTAGGTGAGCCAAATCCGCCAATAAAGAGACTCAAGCTTGACGGGCTTGATCCTGACAAGAAGTATATGATTGAAGGCGATGAAAAGATTAGGTTTGGAGATGAGCTTATGAACATAGGAATAATGATTCCACCTACATGGGGTGATTTTAATTCTCATATGTGGATTTTAAAAGCAGTTGATTAGATTTAAATTTGGTAGTATAATTGTAAAAAAGCAGGAAAGTGTGGTTCTATGATAAGAAAACTTTCAAATGCTGATTTTGAAACTCTTATGGATTTTGTCCGAAAGGAAAAAGAGTGGAATATTTTTATAATTGGTGATGTACTGAGTTATGGATTTGACTCACCGGTTGTTGAAGTTTGGGGAGAATTTGATGTTGTATCTGGGAATTTAAAGGCAGTTCTTCTTCGTTATAGAAGAGATTTGATTTTTTATTCAGACCGTGATGATTGGGATGTTGATTCGTTTTGCAACATAGTACTCACAACAAAATGCAAAGTTCTGTCAGGCAAAAAAGTTGCTATTTATCCATTTCTGAAAGCTTTGAATGTCTTGCAGAAAAGAGAGCAGCTTTTTATGAAGTTCGATGGCAGTGTAGATAAAAATAAATTAGAACTTTCTCAGGAAGAACTTGAAAAGGTTAAGATGATAAATAAAGACAACTTGGAAGAAAACCTTGACAAGCTTGAACTGATAGTATATTTGTATCAGTCTATAGAAGAGTTTTTAAATCCTTCAACATTCGAACAACTGAAGCAGGATGTTTCCTTGGGAAGAAGCAGGATATATTATATAGAAGAAGATGGTTTAGTTGTGTCATCTGCGCGAACTGCTGCAGAACTTGCAGACATGGCAATGGTTTTGAGTGTTTGTACAATGCATGAGTACAGGTCAAGAGGATACGCTACTATTTGCATGAAAAAGCTTTGCAGTGATTTGATAAAAGAGAACAAATCGCTTTGCTTGTTTTGTGACAACCCTAAAGCTGCTAATATATACAGAAAAATTGGCTTTCAGCAGATTGGAACTTGGGTGGCTTTAGGGTTATAGAATATTTGTTTCTAACAAACTTAACCACCTGTAATTTTACAGGTGGTTTTTATTTTTTAAATTTTTGGTTGCAATTATATAGATTTAGTGATAAAATATAACAAAGTAAAAAAAGAGGAGTGATGTTTAAATGACAAAAATATTACACACATTCTTACAGCTTTAATTATAAGGTTCTACTTTACAATGTCTTCATATTTTGGCACAGACGAGAAATAAATTTATGTTTTCTTAAGCTTTTTTAGAATTAAGGGTTAAATCTTTGATTATTTGCTTTTAAAGTTCAAAATTATAAATAAGAAAAAAGGAAGTGATATTCGTATGAAAAAATTATTATTTATATCGAAATCAATTAGATTATTTTTATGTTTTTGTCTATCTATATCGTTACTTATAAATGTTATATACGTAAGAGCTCATGAACAGGACAAATTTTTAGAGGATGAAATTTTACGAGCTTCAGGAATGCCACAAGACGAAATCGATGCATTAGATAATGATATAAAGAAATTTATAGTTAATGATTTAAAAAATAATGCGAATTTATCAGATTTGAAATACATTAATATATCAGATTCTTTATCTCCTTCTGTATCAAAAGAGATAAGACCACTTGTTAATCAGGTATTTTATGATATTAAATTTTATGTAAGTGCGTTTAAATCTGGTGATGTAATATACATTTATCCAACGTATGAATTCACTGAAGACCACCAACCAAAAGGTAAAGATAGTTTTTCGTTCCAGTTAGGTGATGCTATGAGGCCTTATGAATATGGTGGTCAAATATGGTATAAAGACTATACAATGTCAGATTGGGCGCTTGGAGGTAGTTTGGTTGCTAATAATCAGGGATTTAATGGTGCTGAATATTCGGGTGCTCAATTAGGTTCACCTGATTGGCCTATGAAAATGAAAGGATGTGCTTATTGCCATGCGCAAGTTGGTACGGGCTCTGATAAAAGAATAATAATGAGTTATATGCATAATCCAAAAGGTGCATCGTATTCTATATCTTTTTCAGTTGGAGGCTTGGGTATAACATATAATTCATCTGCTGTAATTTATACTAATGCCAGCACAGTTGTTCTTTCATATTAATGATGCATAATATATTTAGGTATTACAAAACATGTGCATATTTTTGTAGCCTCTTTATGTTTTACACGAAATTAACACTAATTCAACTTTGAAATCTGCTATTACAGTTGAACGACTATTATTAAAGTTACTAAAATATAAGCTCAAATTTTTGTTTTAATGGAGGTTAAAAATGAAAGATTATAGAATTATGCTGTTAGGAATTGCAATTATTCTATTTGGAATTGCTTACGAAGTAACGTTAATTGGTTATAGCCCAGCAGAATTTTTGCGATTTATAGTAAAAACATTTAAATTTATAGGCATTATTGTTACAGTAATTGGTTATTTTGAAGCAGAGAAGAAATAATTGTGTAGATAGTTACTTTTATTTTTATAAAATTTTGGTTGTAGCCTCAGAAGTTTAATGATATAATGTAATAAAGTGAAAAAATGGAGGTTAAAATTTTGAACAATAAGAATTTTACCTATGTTCTGGTTGCTTTAATTATAGGGATTTCTTTTACAATCTCTTCTTACTTTTTATCAAACGGCCTTATAAATTTAAGGGCAGAAAGAAAGGTCATTAAAGTAACAGGTTCTGCCAAAAAACAGCTCAGGTCTGACCTTGTCAAATGGACAGGGATGTATTCTGTGCAGGCAAAAGATTTAAAAGAAGCTTACAAACTTTTAGAAGAAAGCCAAAAGAAAGTAAAAGATTATTTTCTTTCAAAAGGCTTGTCTGAAAAGGATTTAATATTTTCCTCAATTTCAACTCAAACAATATATGAGATGTTGCCAAATGGACTGTATTCAACAAAGGTAGATAGCTACAGACTTGTTCAGAGCATTCAGATCACATCAAAAGATGTTGACAGAATAACCGAACTTTCAAGACAGTCAACAGAGCTTATAAACCTGGGTGTCCAGTTTGAATCATTTGCACCGCAGTATTATTACACAAAACTGGCAGATTTGAAGGTTGATATGCTATCGCTTGCCACAAAAGATGCAATAAAAAGAGCACAGCAGATAGCTGAAAGCACAGGGATTAAGGTGGGAAGCTTGCGGTCTGCATCAATGGGAGTTTTCCAGATAACACCTTTGTATTCCACAGATGTGAGTGACTATGGTATAAACGATACCTCATCTGTTGACAAAGAAATAACGGCAATAGTGAATTGTGAGTTTGCTATAAAGTAAATTCCAATAACAATATGAAACTTTTCCCATCT
Proteins encoded in this region:
- a CDS encoding alpha-galactosidase, which gives rise to MPITFNPKTGMFFIEAKNTSYVIKLFKGKFLSHVYWGKKIKEFEWTDFDVTGGRAFGATPDPNDKTYSFDTMLLEYPAYGNSDFRHPAYQVQQEDGSRITNLVYKTHRIYDGKPKLEGLPATYVESPDEAQTLELELYDDLIDLRVTLIYTAFRDFDAITRSVRFENLGKQTLKILRAMSACVDFPQSDFDLLHLWGSWARERYVERTPLIHGMQVIESARGESSHQHNPFIALLSKDANEKHGDVYGFSLVYSGNFAAIVEKDQYNLLRVTMGINPFEFTWILKPGEVFQAPEVVMVYSNEGLGGMSRTYHKLYRKRLCRGVYRDKRRPILINSWEAAYFNFNEEKLLSLAREAKELGIELFVLDDGWFGKRDDDTSSLGDWFVDRRKLPSGLDGFGRKLNEMGLKFGLWFEPEMVSPDSELYRKHPDWCIQVRGRLLTQCRNQYVLDITREDVRREILRMMKEIITTAPIEYIKWDMNRPLTEVGSLNLPPEQQKEVFHRYVLGLYQMMEELTSEFPHILFEGCSGGGGRFDPGILYYMPQIWTSDDTDAIERLKIQFGTSIVYPASTMGAHVSIVPNHQVGRITPMKTRGIVALSGCFGYELDLTKLSQEDKEEIKKQIELYKRIWHIVFEGDLYRLISPFEENAAAWMFVTEDKNEAVVFYVNILGEPNPPIKRLKLDGLDPDKKYMIEGDEKIRFGDELMNIGIMIPPTWGDFNSHMWILKAVD
- a CDS encoding GNAT family N-acetyltransferase; this translates as MIRKLSNADFETLMDFVRKEKEWNIFIIGDVLSYGFDSPVVEVWGEFDVVSGNLKAVLLRYRRDLIFYSDRDDWDVDSFCNIVLTTKCKVLSGKKVAIYPFLKALNVLQKREQLFMKFDGSVDKNKLELSQEELEKVKMINKDNLEENLDKLELIVYLYQSIEEFLNPSTFEQLKQDVSLGRSRIYYIEEDGLVVSSARTAAELADMAMVLSVCTMHEYRSRGYATICMKKLCSDLIKENKSLCLFCDNPKAANIYRKIGFQQIGTWVALGL
- a CDS encoding SIMPL domain-containing protein codes for the protein MNNKNFTYVLVALIIGISFTISSYFLSNGLINLRAERKVIKVTGSAKKQLRSDLVKWTGMYSVQAKDLKEAYKLLEESQKKVKDYFLSKGLSEKDLIFSSISTQTIYEMLPNGLYSTKVDSYRLVQSIQITSKDVDRITELSRQSTELINLGVQFESFAPQYYYTKLADLKVDMLSLATKDAIKRAQQIAESTGIKVGSLRSASMGVFQITPLYSTDVSDYGINDTSSVDKEITAIVNCEFAIK